In Wolinella succinogenes DSM 1740, a single genomic region encodes these proteins:
- a CDS encoding response regulator transcription factor: protein MKILLLEDERMLRESLREYLETLGHEVKECEGGEKALALGLSQPFDLFLFDVSTPQKSGFEVAKELSSRRILTPLIFMTARVEIEDISKGFELGCIDYIKKPFHLKELALRLQNLPQKTSAPRLIALGGHYAFDLATATLYEGEHPKNLTPRQREILKLLCENQGKVVDFDLFRERIYTEGFVDNATIRAEVSRLKKLFDEEFIQNIRALGYSIA, encoded by the coding sequence CCTAAGGGAGTATCTAGAGACCCTAGGCCATGAGGTGAAAGAATGCGAGGGGGGAGAGAAGGCGCTCGCTCTTGGACTCTCCCAGCCCTTTGATCTCTTTTTGTTTGATGTGAGCACGCCCCAAAAAAGCGGCTTTGAGGTCGCCAAAGAGCTCTCTTCAAGACGCATTCTCACGCCGCTTATCTTCATGACCGCTCGCGTAGAGATTGAGGATATCTCCAAGGGATTTGAGCTAGGGTGCATCGACTACATCAAAAAGCCCTTTCACCTCAAAGAGCTCGCCCTCCGCCTCCAAAATCTCCCCCAAAAGACCTCCGCCCCTAGGCTCATCGCTCTAGGCGGACACTATGCCTTTGACCTCGCCACCGCCACTTTATACGAAGGGGAGCATCCTAAAAATCTCACCCCTCGTCAGCGAGAGATTCTCAAGCTCCTCTGCGAGAATCAAGGAAAAGTGGTCGATTTTGACCTCTTTAGGGAGAGAATCTACACCGAAGGATTCGTGGATAACGCCACCATTCGCGCGGAGGTGAGCCGTCTTAAAAAACTCTTTGACGAAGAATTCATCCAAAACATCCGCGCCCTAGGCTACTCTATCGCTTAG
- a CDS encoding DedA family protein, producing MQETLTSLSTYGYLFLFLYSLGGGFVGLVAASVLAYAGKMDLGVSMLVAGIANFLGDIGLFYLARYQKGEVMRYLVKQRRKLALAHLWMKRYGNAVIFIQKYIYGIKTLVPLAIGFTKYNDWKFGIYNFFASLVWAVVIGLGGYFSGELFMELFEILSLRPYLAPILVAILLGGLWLWMGSVSKKGSKR from the coding sequence TTGCAAGAGACTCTCACCTCCTTAAGTACCTATGGGTACCTCTTCCTCTTCCTCTACTCCCTGGGGGGAGGCTTTGTGGGGTTAGTGGCGGCTAGTGTGCTCGCGTATGCAGGCAAGATGGACCTTGGCGTCTCAATGCTCGTGGCAGGAATCGCCAATTTTCTTGGAGATATAGGGCTTTTTTATCTCGCTCGTTACCAAAAGGGTGAGGTGATGCGTTATTTGGTGAAGCAGCGCCGAAAGCTCGCCCTCGCCCATCTTTGGATGAAGCGCTATGGCAACGCGGTAATTTTCATTCAAAAGTATATCTATGGAATCAAGACCCTCGTTCCCTTGGCGATTGGCTTCACGAAGTATAATGACTGGAAGTTTGGAATCTACAATTTCTTTGCCTCTTTGGTCTGGGCGGTGGTGATTGGTCTAGGGGGTTATTTCTCAGGAGAGCTTTTTATGGAGCTCTTTGAGATCCTCTCGCTTCGCCCCTATCTCGCCCCTATCTTGGTGGCGATTCTTTTAGGGGGGTTGTGGCTGTGGATGGGAAGTGTCTCCAAAAAAGGCTCTAAGCGATAG